The DNA region GGAGTAGAAATTAGCAATATAGAATCTTCTACACAACTTATATAATATTCTGAAGGCTTGTTGGTTAACACACAAGTAGGTGTTAGCCCTTCTAACTCTGTATAAAAAGCTGTTGTTTTTTCGTTTCCATCTACATTGTAGTACTGGCGGATACACCCTTTTATAACAAAATACCCTTTGTTGGATTTTTCATTTTCCCTTAGTAAAATGTCTCCCTTTTTTTGTGAATAGAAAATATCTAACGAATTTATAACATCCTTCTCGTTTTTATCTAAATCAATGTATTTAGAGATAAAGTCAATTAATAAATTTGTCATTTTTTATTTTAATTTCTTGTAATTACAGGCAACCTCAAGGGTGTGCGTCGTTTTAATACTGAAACAAGTTTAGCACAGGCGACTTATTTCAACTGCGTAAAAACATTATTCCCCTTCCTCTGGAAATATAATGTGCTGATAAGCACCTAAATCAGGAGAAGCAGTTCGGTCCACATTTAAAATATCGAAGGGTACTTGTGTAGCAAAAATTGCTAGTCCTTGGTTGATGGCCGCCGATGCTTCACCTATGAACATCTGGTTTTTACTGGTATTAAAAAAGTTTGGGTCTTCATTAAAGATGTTACCCTCATAGTGGTTGGTATTGTTAAAATCGTAATTAAGACCAGTTAGGTTGGTGTTTCGGCTGTCAAAACGAATCAAGCAATTGGTGAATTTAAAGTTGAAAACTACGTTATCATCTTCAATCTCTTCCATTTGTATTTCAGGGTTGTCGTTTCCATAAATGATGCAATTATTGAAGTTGGCTTCGGTAAGATCGGCCAGTGTGGCGTTGTCATCTTCATCCAAAACAAAATTGTTAAGCAATACGGCCG from Tamlana crocina includes:
- a CDS encoding cyclic nucleotide-binding domain-containing protein; translation: MTNLLIDFISKYIDLDKNEKDVINSLDIFYSQKKGDILLRENEKSNKGYFVIKGCIRQYYNVDGNEKTTAFYTELEGLTPTCVLTNKPSEYYISCVEDSILLISTPDMEKEVFEKFPKFEKLCRILSEENLSKQQIDFDSFKISSPEERYLNLLNKKPDLIQRIPQHQLASFLGVKPQSLSRIKARIIEKAKQ